Within the Periplaneta americana isolate PAMFEO1 chromosome 6, P.americana_PAMFEO1_priV1, whole genome shotgun sequence genome, the region TGTATGCACTAACGTTAGTTTGTCAACTTGAACTACGCTTTATTACTACATTAAAAAGCTCTAAATGTTCAAATTGAACCAATTTTCTGTCATGCATTTATTATCTTCAATTCTTTCTAACATGGACTTCACTAGAATGTTGTCTGAACTCTGAACCACTGaaaaagtttttgaaaaaaaaaaattattgaagtatTGCCATTATGATATTATTTCAGTTACAAACACAGATAGCTGCGAGTTCTTAAAATAATGCTCATCGTTATTCAAattatttgataatttattacatGCCACTTTTAAACTACCATTATGTTCATATAATCCCTCCATTCCAAAACAAAACACATTCTCATTCAAGTTGGTAACAATGTCCTCCATGTGCTAATAGCTTCGTGTTAATAACAGCAGATGGCacgtttattcatttatgtagttTATATCCGTGAAGTGTCAAGAGGTGTTAATATATCAGGCAGGGAAGGAGTAATTTCAAGAAAATTAGATTTTAAGACTAATCATCAAGACACTGATGCGGCAAACTAACACCTTTTTGTGACAGTTTTTTCATAAAGTATCAGTGAAGTCTGATTGTAACCTATTTGAGCAACATCGCCCCTTCAGTACAACCAACATAATTAGGATTACACCGCAATGGTATGTGAGAAAATTGTATGAATATTTCATGTAatatatgttgttattattaaacttataatattaaaaacatactTTCTTTTCAGTTAGTGCTGGTGCTTGGAGATTTGCACATTCCGCATAGATGTAGTAGTTTACCAGCGAAATTCAAGAAACTTTTAGTACCTGGAAGGATTCAGCACATACTTTGCACTGGAAATCTATGTACCAAAGAATCATATGACTATTTGAAAACACTGGCTAGTGATGTTCATGTAGTTAGAGGAGACTTTGACGAGGtaactaatataattaataattatatctgtggaaattaaaacaaaaacattcCAGCCCCATTCAGTGATCGGaactttatatacagtacattaaaaagcatcaagtaggcctaatttagtgaCACTGATTTGAAATTTAACTCaagtttcatttttcattttatttattgtatgccacagatcttacattagcattgaagatttaagatgtggaacaagtcgagAGGtacacaattttttggcgagatgaagtgaggccgaggattcgccatggtttacctaacatttgccttatgattggaaaaaaaaaccgaaaaaacccaaccaggtagtcagctcaAGTAGGAATCCATTCCCAAACCCGAGCATagtccagatcagcaggcaagcgattctgccgactgagctacaaaaAATAAGTACAATATTATCAGCGATAACCCTGTCATTTTATTAATTACGGTGTTGGCAGAACTTTGAATTGAGGTTATAGTTCAtattgatattcattcattcattcgttgttTTCTGCGCAagcccttcactgcaaacccagcattctccaaataTGTCTGTCttattttgaactttaaatttgGTTGTTTTAAAGAGTGTAGCTAGCATGTAACAGATGAGATCTAGCTGGCGAAATTTTGATTATTAATTAATCTGTAACTGTTTTTAGTGACGTTTATATATTGCTACAGCAATTGCACATCTATTTCGCTTCCCAGATTTTAGTATTTTTGTTTGAGATTTCGTTACCTGAATCTCACATGTTAAATGTTAGTTGCTTTCTGGTAAGATTCtcctaaattttatgttgtttttaactaatgctgagttcttggaaataaagccattaactctatATGCGCTAGAGGCGACAACCCCCATTTCTACAATATGCAATAAACCTGTGGCTTATAAAGAAATTTGAGTTAGTAACTTTACTTTATAGCTATGATAATATTGAAGTCCTGATTTCCTGTGCTTTCTGTAAGCAATAATGTCTATGCTCTTAGCctataaataacatattttggaTTCTCCATATTTTATACTTATTCGAAAGACATAAATTTCATCCCAGAGACAAACTgttgtatttaaaatgtatacCATTGTTAAATCTCTGAAAAGGTGCTGGAATAATGTCAGACCATTGTTGCGCTCagatacacaataattacaatataaacaTACCAAGACAGTAGGAAAGAAAGTAATTCTTATTGGAGGAAAACATTAATGTTGCTATTCTCCATTGCAAATCTCCTGTATATAACCTTCAACGGCTTCATGGCTCCCTCAGATTAGAAGAGTACAGCGTTGCCTAATAAAGGAGTTTTGCTATCAAAGGAGACATTGGAGGTCGGACATTAAtgggcgcgcttccgaacaggggcagcggcatttcccctaaggttagagctcagtttaggtgtgtgtgtattaatcgaaaaaaatgtcatataaacatgcgtcctatcttcaatattttctagcccctaattttcgattaatacatacacacctaaactgagctctaaccttaggggaaatgccgctgcccctgtttGGAAGCGCGCCccagaaaaaaacacacactcgACATATTCTTATGATTCTCCCTTCGTTTCTATATGTTGCACAAGAAGCAGATCATTTCTCGTTCGTGTGAAGGAATATTTCTGTTGCACCATGCCATTGAGTAAAGCAAGTAGTAGTGATAAATGAGACAAAAGGTTGTGTTTTACGATAACAGAGAATTGATATTTAGAGATTacgagttttttttaatataccatCAATCTTTCTTTTAACAGAAAGAATATTAAGGCTTGAGTCTTTCGCCGAGCGAAAAGCTCCTTTAGCGTGCCATAACTCTGAAACCTGTCAAGATTTTGAAGAGCGTCAACTTTTAAAACCAATTTCTATTCTTGCTCAACATTACTCTCACTTCGACCTCTCCctcatctaaagtgaaaaataaaatagtttgcCGCTTACCATCTTTTGAAGGTGTAacttaaatgtctattttgaacagatcacttcgaagttactgttttttttttatctctcttttgaaaaaaagattttgatttcgaatttttttctatgctttccttaggcATTGCtttcaatcataaaaattacagcgcgattgattgactatcgcaggagctacgacatgataaatgttaacaAGGCCAGAAAATGGTAATCTCCTTCCTCTCGCTCCAGTATCGCCATCATTCTCTCACACAAGCCAGCGTTATTACAATGCCACAGTGATCTTTTATTGGGTCTTGTCATATGCAGGAGATTAGCCGCTGGGAGTAGTATATAGTACATaatgttctttttatattttttcagaaTCTCAACTATCCCGAACAGAAAGTTGTAACTGTTGGACAGTTTCGAATTGGTTTATGCCATGGACATCAGGTAGTGCCATGGGGGGAACCAGACTCTCTTGCCCTCATTCAGAGGCAATTGGATGTCGATATCCTCATCTCTGGCCACACTCATAAGTTCGAGGcatatgaacaggaaaacaaaTTCTATATTAACCCAGGATCAGCCACTGGAGCCTACAACCCCCTTGACACGTAAGTCATTCAGTACAAGATAATTACCACCCATCTAACCTATACAGTATTCAAAGTAACTACTACTCTTCATGTAAACAAATATTGGTACACATACACACGATATAAGTAGTTCCATGAAGatataataaaattctttcagCTGTAATTATTTTggcaagataataataaagtagaaAAACTCTTGTATCTACTGTCAGATCCCCCACGACAGCAGATGTCAATGTGAAGCAACCAATTGTAGTACACTCTGGTGTGTGTGCGTGCCAACAGTTATCTCTTAATTAAGTCAGTGAATACTGGTGTATTATGTCTGCTAATTTCAAAATGCTTTAAGAAAATGCCTGTTCTGAACTGTATTTGAATCAGATATGCTTAAATAAAAAGTTAGTAATTTAGCGAAAGTTACTACTTTATTGTTCACATACGTGAAATTCTCAAATTATTGAGGAAAACAAACCATAGTGAAGCTAAGAAGAACTTCTTCAAACCTTATTGATTGTACTGTCTACCATGTGTATATTTGTTATAGatagtaacatatttttttaacgtaaatcattttacatcttattacacaacttttaacactgtatcacttcgaaatatgtatgataagaactttcttgtgttatatattattaacgtaccttgttaacatgtttcgacctattttcggtcatcttcggaactggtcgttgttggtcttggcgcctcttgtttcctcaGT harbors:
- the Vps29 gene encoding vacuolar protein sorting-associated protein 29; the encoded protein is MLVLVLGDLHIPHRCSSLPAKFKKLLVPGRIQHILCTGNLCTKESYDYLKTLASDVHVVRGDFDENLNYPEQKVVTVGQFRIGLCHGHQVVPWGEPDSLALIQRQLDVDILISGHTHKFEAYEQENKFYINPGSATGAYNPLDTSIIPSFVLMDIQSSTVVTYVYQLVGDEVKVERIEYKKS